The proteins below are encoded in one region of Brassica napus cultivar Da-Ae chromosome A6, Da-Ae, whole genome shotgun sequence:
- the LOC106433494 gene encoding classical arabinogalactan protein 11, with the protein MARQFIVFALLALAVATAFAADAPSAAPTASPTKAPTTQTKAPASAPKTSSSAPAPKASSPVAEEPTPADDYSATSPSDSAEGPTVSSPPAPTPESTSADGPSSDAPTAESPQSGAVTNVKLSIAGTVAAVGFFFFSL; encoded by the coding sequence ATGGCACGTCAATTTATCGTTTTTGCCCTTTTGGCTTTGGCTGTGGCCACCGCTTTCGCTGCCGACGCACCTTCAGCTGCACCCACTGCTTCTCCGACCAAAGCACCCACCACCCAAACCAAGGCTCCCGCCTCCGCACCCAAAACCTCCTCCTCCGCCCCCGCACCCAAAGCATCGTCCCCTGTCGCAGAGGAACCAACCCCCGCAGATGATTACTCGGCAACCAGCCCCAGTGACTCTGCCGAGGGACCCACCGTATCCTCCCCACCGGCTCCTACCCCGGAAAGCACATCCGCCGATGGACCATCATCTGACGCACCCACCGCCGAGTCACCCCAAAGCGGCGCCGTAACCAATGTGAAGCTCTCTATCGCCGGCACTGTCGCCGCCGttggattcttcttcttctctctctaa